Proteins found in one Ischnura elegans chromosome 11, ioIscEleg1.1, whole genome shotgun sequence genomic segment:
- the LOC124167702 gene encoding neuralized-like protein 4 yields MLAPPELPPSNAFLQPMGCFNQRDKAFERTLCEIVRSFLRCKASGKDRDTLASMNIWCLVLSFLLLIAVGTIAEDASDSTCEARASSTQTLNLFINSKKDEAGEWFTTFHASKTDPRMTNIKLNMTQTVHQCSNGQAVHIKGVIRGDTANGTAQSSDRLTFHPKCGINAAISDDGRSAQKIRVDEALNGVLLTHRPLKRNELFEVRLDKKGTKFNFCLGIGVTTYTPESFTIPDHMFNLKSGSWMKYHNVVYTNGAESTKNYGRTFNELKVGDRVGVMVNKLGTLHFFVNGEDEGPAASNLPSTVHGVFELYYNAIKGTIVDSS; encoded by the exons ATGCTTGCCCCTCCTGAACTCCCTCCTTCCAATGCTTTCCTCCAACCAATGGGGTGCTTCAACCAGAGAGATAAAGCATTTGAGAGGACCTTATGTGAAATCGTGAGGTCATTTCTCAGATGTAAAGCTTCAGGAAAAGACAGAGACACTCTCGCCAGCATGAATATTTGGTGTCTAGTATTATCCTTTCTGTTACTCATTGCCGTGGGCACAATAGCAGAAGATGCCTCCGATTCGACTTGCGAAGCCAGAGCATCATCCACCCAGACGCTCAatcttttcatcaacagcaagaaGGATGAAGCTGGGGAGTGGTTCACCACATTCCATGCTTCTAAAACAGACCCAAGGATGACCAACATAAAATTGAATATGACGCAGACTGTACATCAGTGCAGCAATGGCCAGGCTGTTCACATCAAAGGAGTGATCCGAG GTGATACAGCAAATGGAACGGCCCAGTCCTCTGACAGACTGACATTCCACCCAAAGTGTGGAATTAACGCTGCTATCAGTGATGATGGGAGATCTGCACAAAAAATAAG ggtAGATGAAGCTCTAAATGGAGTGCTGTTAACTCACAGACCCCTCAAAAGGAATGAGTTATTTGAAGTACGCCTTGACAAGAAaggaacaaaatttaatttttgcctgGGAATTGGAGTAACAACGTATACTCCAGAATCTTTTACAATACCTGATCACATGTTTAATTTAAA gTCAGGGAGTTGGATGAAGTATCATAATGTTGTGTACACAAATGGAGCTGAAAGCACAAAAAATTATGGAAGAACTTTCAATGAATTGAAG GTGGGAGATAGAGTTGGTGTGATGGTGAATAAACTGGGAACACTACACTTTTTTGTCAACGGCGAAGATGAGGGCCCAGCCGCATCCAATTTGCCGAGCACAGTTCACGGAGTTTTCGAGCTGTACTATAATGCAATCAAAGGAACCATTGTAGACTCATCATAG